A window of Hevea brasiliensis isolate MT/VB/25A 57/8 chromosome 14, ASM3005281v1, whole genome shotgun sequence contains these coding sequences:
- the LOC110665238 gene encoding pectinesterase inhibitor-like, translating into MSLPIFFFFVLLAVPTHQASELITQTCDKTSYKDLCNSALGSANAADVHSLAKSALEATTLQGGAVTKKIAELMMSKAADVVQKLTDCSERYNVAMDKIKFATAALEAKVFSDVNVGITTAMTETQSCEDGFKGASPMTADNTKFSQLCSISLSIAELAKN; encoded by the coding sequence ATGTCTTTGCCAATCTTTTTCTTCTTTGTTCTTCTTGCAGTTCCTACCCACCAAGCCTCAGAGTTAATAACTCAAACCTGTGATAAAACCTCATATAAGGACCTATGCAATTCTGCTCTAGGATCAGCCAATGCAGCAGATGTGCACAGTCTAGCCAAATCCGCACTAGAGGCTACAACGTTACAAGGAGGCGCAGTAACCAAGAAAATAGCTGAACTGATGATGAGCAAAGCTGCTGATGTTGTGCAAAAGCTAACAGATTGCTCTGAAAGGTACAATGTCGCAATGGATAAGATTAAGTTCGCCACAGCTGCTTTGGAAGCTAAAGTTTTCAGTGATGTTAACGTAGGGATCACTACTGCCATGACCGAAACACAGTCTTGTGAAGATGGATTCAAGGGAGCTTCACCCATGACTGCTGACAACACAAAGTTTAGCCAGCTTTGTAGTATTAGCTTATCAATCGCCGAATTGGCTAAAAATTAG